A region of Takifugu rubripes chromosome 6, fTakRub1.2, whole genome shotgun sequence DNA encodes the following proteins:
- the apc gene encoding adenomatous polyposis coli protein isoform X2, producing the protein MSLESAGFKHRTRPPMPTSSPSPASGSGAPGAAGGGPQASAAFGRRGMPTVGRESHDRCLEELEKERSLLLAELEKEEKEKDWYYAQLQNLTKRIDSLPLTENFTLQTDRSRLQLEFEARQIRSAMEEQLGSCQEMERRAQARVSRIQQIEKDILRLGAHLQVSEVQALGDSSGLAAAQTASSRLDHEPTSEASYSVPRRITNHLGTKVEMVYSLLSMLGTHDKDDMSRTLLAMSSSQDSCIAMRQSGCLPLLIQLLHGNDKDSLLLGNSRGSKEARARASAALHNIVHSQPDDKRGRREIRVLHLLEQERHYCEACWSWQENHERGIDQEDNPMPSPVEHQICPAVCVLMKLSFDEEHRHAMNELGGLQAVAELLQVDCEMFGLTSDHYSITLRRYAGMALTNLTFGDVANKATLCSMKGCMRAMVAQLKSDSEDLQQVIASVLRNLSWRADVNSKKTLREVGSVRALTGCALVVQKESTLKSVLSALWNLSAHCTENKADICAVEGALAFLVGTLTHCSHTNTLAIIESGGGILRNVSSLIATNEAHRQTLREQGCLPTLLQHLKSHSLTIVSNACGTLWNLSARDAKDQETLWELGAVGMLRNLIHSRHKMIAMGSAAALRNLMANRPARYKDASVVSPGAGAPSLHVRKQKALFEELDAQQLSETFDNIDNLSPKTAHRKGRGCNSASGTASTARPYTNTPVLSSPKNGDGSKRINEEPGYARTVFSTSVRASSDSLNSVTSADGYGNRGKNKPSTEPFYSSDESGANKCCVYRKYPADLAHKIRSANHMADDDGAELDTPINYSLKYSDEQLNSGRQSPSHRVGMDSDDDDEEDGRLRRRNDGSDSVSSGSRIISVPPPRYVVTAAAANYGGDPAGEQPIDYSLKYGSDGAHKPLFKPEESAASSVKTPTPSSSAKLRPPAPANRAAAKANQESTQTYCVEDTPICFSRGSSLSSLSSEEEEEVDVIERRGASGGGNGEYPTVPVSEKDAREQQQRHQKEAESQTAAVTAPSTRGRRSHHHHHHGHHHHHHHHVASSSGARTPKSPPEPPYAQETPLMFSRCTSVSSLDSFSTSSIASSVRSSEPCSGMPSGVVSPSDLPDSPGQTMPPSRAKTPPLPPTTHKTNKQENTKKKDEDESSADVLLHFATESTPHGFSRASSLSALSVDEPFITAELKEEEEDKGSEQRVEEAPKAVLDESDDDDDIEILEACINMAMPKSSRKPKKPQQAAPRKASQLPVYKLRVQSQPRKDVPPPAEEVPRVYCVEGTPLNFSTATSLSDLTIDSPPNEEAAAVAAAILPEGPPASTQEDRAGHPEGENGDDILAECISAAMPKAKPRKPIRVAVNSEHVQSPPLPPPLPPTAAPPLGQQLQKKKPTSPVKPMPQRVVYTMTTTTAAKTKPGFAFDSPRHYTPIEGTPCCFSRNDSLSSLDFDEDDGGDKDEEHKKTKEEDGKKRKQQTAAVFPRTKAAANATSSDEKQKFAIEDTPVCFSRNSSLSSLSDIDQENNNKEFAPPPPAEQQDGGKAVKSSPPRRAESKPRPPAASGYAPKAFHVEDTPVCFSRNSSLSSLSIDSEDDLLQECISSAMPKKKKKAAASATPSTVAAPPAVPKAENSILAEEEPPEMPSEVPRSPASPDSESFDWKAIQEGANSIVSSLNAAAAAATSLSRQASSDSDSVLSLKSVGSPFHLPSANNNAEEDKVDEAEEVAVKRGARILKAGERTTLDAKKEEDEEEAKGVRGGKKVYRSLITGKVRAEPAARGRSKPRAAAVAKAPGGGDAADHGGASSRDSTPSRSSNVNIQKGGKLSQLPRAASPGSASSTSSSASRAAKQSGVTKGSTGTNGLPRSESASRVGGSAGAKKQKTEPEKPALVRQSTFIKEAPSPTLKRKLEESAPAAPSESPTSPDIFLPSTGRRHDVNRSHSESPSRPQEATSSRFSRTGTWKRENSSTGAGGGSAGKHSTSLPRVGTWKRTGSSSSVLSASSESSEKGRSEEDGSLRSKGTWRKTKSGGGDSSAGRGGSNKAEDVWVRLEDCPVNNPRSSSSCSARSPTSGNAPPIIDSPTPSKILSSSSSSSSNLNLRRSYESLDDKPPPPERPQQQQRNQQRSGAVAARVSPFNYTPSPRKSNADASSTSTTPTTTPSSSSATPPRPSLIPTPVTKKREPKGGEGGAGGGGASGERGSYIVTSV; encoded by the exons ATGAGCCTCGAATCAGCAGGCTTCAAACACAGGACTCGGCCTCCGATGCCCACCTCCTCTCCCAGtcctgcctctggttctggagctcctggtgcagcaggtggaggccCCCAGGCAAGCGCCGCCTTCGGCAGGAGAGGGATGCCGACTGTGGGCAGAGAGAGCCACGACCGctgcctggaggagctggagaaggagag GTCTCTCCTGTTGGCTGAActagagaaggaagagaaggagaaggactGGTATTACGCTCAGCTGCAGAATCTCACCAAGAGGATCGACAGCCTGCCGCTCACTGAAAAT ttcACGCTCCAAACAGACAGGAGTCGTCTACAGCTGGAGTTTGAGGCTCGACAGATACGTTCAGCAATGGAAGAACAGTTGGGCTCCTGTCAGGAAATGGAGAGGAGAGCTCAG GCCCGCGTGTCCCGGATTCAGCAGATCGAGAAAGACATCCTGAGACTTGGAGCTCACTTGCAG GTGAGTGAAGTTCAAGCGCTGGGTGACAGCAGTGGattggctgcagctcag ACCGCTAGCAGCCGATTGGACCACGAACCAACCAGTGAAGCAAGTTACTCTGTGCCTCGCCGAATCACAAACCACCTGGGAACAAAA gtggagatgGTGTACAGCCTTCTGTCCATGTTGGGGACTCATGATAAAGATGACATGTCCCGGACTCTCCTCGCCATGTCAAGCTCACAGGACTCCTGCATTGCTATGCGTCAATCAGGTTGTCTTCCACTACTCATCCAGTTGCTGCATGGCAATGACAAAGACTCTCTGTTGCTAG GTAACTCTCGAGGAAGCAAGGAAGCCCGCGCGAGGGCATCCGCGGCGTTGCACAACATTGTTCACAGCCAGCCAGATGATAAAAGAGGAAGACGAGAGATCAGAGTGCTTCacctgctggagcaggagcgACATTACTGCGAGGCCTGTTGGAGTTGGCAGGAGAACCACGAGAGGGGCATCGACCAGGAGGACAACCCAA TGCCTTCTCCAGTGGAGCACCAAATCTGTCCAGCCGTCTGTGTCCTGATGAAGCTTTCCTTTGATGAAGAGCATCGACATGCCATGAATGAACTTG GTGGGCTGCAGGCGGtggcagagctgctgcaggtggactGTGAGATGTTTGGTCTCACCAGCGATCATTACAGCATCACACTGAGGAGATATGCTGGCATGGCCCTCACTAACCTCACATTTGGAGACGTCGCCAATAAG GCCACGCTGTGCTCCATGAAGGGCTGCATGAGAGCCATGGTGGCCCAGCTCAAGTCGGACAGtgaggacctgcagcag GTGATAGCGAGTGTTTTAAGGAACCTGTCGTGGCGTGCTGATGTCAACAGTAAGAAGACATTGCGTGAGGTCGGCAGTGTACGAGCACTGACGGGCTGCGCTCTCGTGGTGCAGAAG GAGTCCACGCTGAAGTCGGTGCTGAGCGCACTGTGGAACCTGTCTGCTCACTGTACGGAGAACAAAGCGGACATCTGCGCTGTGGAGGGTGCTCTGGCCTTTCTAGTGGGAACGCTGACCcactgcagtcacactaacACACTCGCCATCATCGAGAGCGGCGGTGGGATCTTGCGAAATGTTTCCAGCCTTATCGCCACCAATGAGGCGCACAG GCAGACACTGCGCGAGCAGGGCTGCCTTCCAACACTGCTTCAGCACCTCAAGTCACACAGTCTGACCATCGTGTCCAACGCCTGTGGAACGCTCTGGAATCTGTCGGCCAGAGATGCTAAAGACCAGGAGACGTTATGGGAACTAGGGGCTGTTGGCATGTTGCGCAACCTCATTCATTCCAGGCACAAGATGATAGCCATGGGTAGTGCTGCTGCCCTGCGTAATCTGATGGCTAACCGGCCAGCACGCTATAAAGATGCTAGTGTGGTGTCCCCGGGTGCTGGCGCCCCGTCGTTACATGTCCGCAAACAAAAGGCATTATTTGAAGAGCTAGACGCCCAGCAGCTGTCCGAGACGTTTGACAACATTGACAACCTAAGCCCCAAAACGGCACacaggaaggggcggggctgcAATAGTGCCAGTGGGACAGCCAGCACAGCACGTCCGTACACCAACACACCAGTGCTTTCGAGCCCAAAGAATGGAGACGGTTCAAAGAGGATCAACGAGGAACCTGGGTACGCCCGGACGGTGTTTTCCACTAGTGTCCGAGCTTCCAGTGACAGCCTCAACAGCGTGACGAGTGCAGATGGTTACGGCAACCGAGGCAAAAATAAACCGTCAACGGAGCCGTTTTACTCGTCAGACGAGAGCGGAGCCAATAAGTGCTGTGTTTACAGGAAGTACCCGGCTGACCTAGCACACAAGATCCGCAGTGCCAATCACATGGCAGATGATGACGGAGCAGAGCTGGACACGCCTATCAACTACAGTCTGAAGTACTCTGACGAACAGTTGAATTCTGGGAGACAGAGTCCAAGTCACCGCGTCGGTATGGACAGTGATGACGACGACGAGGAGGACGGCAGGCTGAGGAGAAGGAACGACGGTAGCGACTCGGTGTCGTCCGGTAGCCGCATTATTTCGGTCCCACCACCACGATACGTtgtcactgcagcagcagcaaactaTGGCGGTGATccagcaggagagcagccaaTCGACTACAGCCTGAAATATGGCAGTGACGGTGCCCATAAACCCCTGTTCAAGCCCGAAGAGTCCGCCGCATCATCTGTTAAGACTCCCACACCGTCTTCGTCGGCTAAACTCCGCCCCCCTGCCCCTGCTAACAGGGCCGCGGCAAAAGCTAACCAGGAGTCAACGCAGACCTACTGTGTGGAGGACACGCCCATCTGTTTCTCCCGAGGCAGCTCGCTGTCTTCGCTGtcatcagaggaggaagaagaggttgATGTCATAGAGAGGAGAGGTGCTAGCGGAGGGGGAAATGGTGAGTATCCAACAGTTCCTGTCAGCGAGAAGGATGCtcgtgagcagcagcagaggcaccaGAAGGAGGCAGAGAGTCAGACTGCAGCCGTCACGGCACCGTCTACACGGGGACGGCGaagtcaccaccatcaccaccacggtcaccaccaccaccaccaccaccacgttgCATCATCTTCAGGTGCTAGGACTCCCAAGAGTCCTCCAGAGCCACCATATGCCCAGGAGACACCGCTCATGTTCAGCCGCTGCACATCCGTCAGTTCCCTGGACAGCTTTTCAACTTCCTCAATTGCCAGTTCTGTGCGCTCCAGCGAGCCGTGTAGTGGCATGCCGAGTGGTGTTGTCAGCCCTAGTGACCTACCCGACAGCCCGGGACAGACCATGCCGCCAAGCCGTGCAAAGACGCCACCGTTGCCACCGACCACGCATAAAACCAACAAGCAGGAAAATACCAAGAAAAAAGATGAGGACGAGAGCAGTGCCGATGTTTTGCTGCACTTTGCTACTGAAAGCACGCCACACGGCTTCTCCAGGGCTTCCAGTCTGAGTGCGCTTAGTGTAGATGAGCCCTTCATCACTGCAGagttaaaggaggaggaggaggataaaggATCCGAGCAGAGGGTGGAAGAGGCACCAAAAGCAGTCCTCGATGAATcggacgacgacgacgacatCGAGATTCTGGAAGCCTGCATCAACATGGCCATGCCTAAATCATCGCGAAAACCAAAGAAACCACAACAAGCAGCGCCGCGGAAAGCCAGCCAGCTTCCCGTCTACAAGCTCCGCGTCCAGTCGCAGCCAAGGAAGGACGTGCCGCCGCCGGCCGAGGAGGTGCCAAGAGTCTACTGTGTCGAGGGAACGCCACTGAATTTCTCCACCGCTACCTCACTGAGTGATCTCACCATCGACTCCCCACCCaacgaggaggcggcggcggtggcggcggccaTCCTGCCCGAGGGCCCGCCCGCCTCCACTCAGGAAGATCGGGCCGGACATCCCGAAGGTGAAAATGGCGATGACATCCTTGCCGAATGTATCAGCGCTgctatgcccaaagccaaaCCCAGGAAGCCAATCAGAGTGGCAGTGAACAGCGAGCACGTCCAATcgccacccctcccccctccgctCCCCCCCACAGCTGCACCCCCCCTGGGCCAGCAGCTCCAAAAGAAAAAGCCCACCTCCCCTGTGAAGCCAATGCCACAGAGGGTGGTGTACACCATGACCACGACTACAGCTGCCAAAACAAAGCCAGGGTTTGCCTTTGATTCACCTCGCCACTACACGCCCATTGAAGGCACGCCGTGCTGTTTCTCCCGTAACGATTCACTGAGCTCACTCGACTTCGATGAAGACGACGGTGGGGATAAAGACGAAGAGcataagaaaacaaaagaagaagatgggaagaagaggaagcagcaaaCGGCGGCCGTCTTCCCTCGGACAAAGGCCGCTGCCAACGCGACGTCGTCGGATGAAAAGCAGAAGTTCGCCATCGAGGACACACCCGTCTGCTTTTCCAGAAACTCCTCCCTCAGCTCTCTGAGCGACATTGACCAGGAGAATAACAACAAGGAGTTTGCCCCGCCGCCACCCGCTGAGCAGCAAGATGGAGGCAAAGCGGTGAAATCGTCTCCTCCTCGACGGGCAGAATCAAAGCCACGGCCCCCTGCAGCTTCTGGCTATGCCCCAAAAGCCTTTCACGTGGAGGACACACCCGTCTGCTTCTCCAGGAACTCGTCGCTCAGCTCGTTAAGCATCGACTCGGAAGACGACCTGCTGCAGGAGTGCATCAGTTCGGCCATgcccaagaagaagaagaaagccgCTGCCAGCGCCACGCCATCCACTGTGGCAGCACCACCAGCTGTTCCCAAAGCTGAGAACAGCATTCTGGCTGAAGAGGAGCCCCCGGAGATGCCTTCAGAGGTGCCGAGAAGCCCCGCCTCTCCCGACTCGGAGTCCTTTGATTGGAAGGCCATTCAGGAAGGAGCCAACTCCATCGTCAGTAGCCTTAatgccgccgctgccgccgccacgTCCTTGTCCCGCCAGGCGTCATCAGACTCTGACTCTGTCCTGTCCCTCAAATCTGTGGGCTCACCATTTCATCTGCCATCAGCCAATAATAATGCAGAAGAGGACAAGGTGGATGAGGCTGAGGAGGTGGCGGTAAAGCGAGGAGCACGAATCCTCAAGGCTGGGGAGCGCACTACGCTTGATGCTaaaaaagaggaggacgaggaagaagCCAAGGGAGTGAGAGGTGGCAAAAAGGTGTACAGGAGTCTCATTACAGGCAAAGTCAGGGCGGAGCCAGCAGCGAGGGGGCGGAGCAAGCCCAGGGCGGCAGCCGTGGCGAAAGCGCCAGGAGGCGGCGACGCTGCTGACCACGGAGGGGCATCCTCTCGAGATTCCACGCCGTCGCGTTCGTCCAATGTAAATATTCAGAAAGGAGGGAAACTGTCGCAGCTTCCACGTGCAGCATCTCCAGGAAGCGCATCCTCGACCTCATCTTCGGCCTCCAGAGCAGCAAAACAGAGCGGGGTGACCAAAGGCAGCACCGGCACCAACGGGCTCCCACGGAGCGAATCGGCATCCAGGGTGGGCGGGTCCGCGGGGGCCAAGAAGCAGAAGACGGAGCCCGAGAAGCCGGCCCTCGTTCGCCAGTCAACATTCATCAAAGAAGCGCCGAGCCCGACGctgaagaggaagctggaggaatcGGCCCCGGCGGCACCGTCGGAGTCGCCCACCAGCCCCGACATCTTCCTGCCCTCAACGGGCAGGAGGCACGACGTCAACCGCTCCCACTCCGAGAGCCCGTCGCGACCACAGGAAGCCACGTCATCGCGCTTCAGCCGCACCGGCACGTGGAAGCGGGAGAACAGCAGCACGGGAGCGGGCGGAGGGAGCGCCGGCAAACACTCCACGTCTTTACCGCGGGTGGGAACGTGGAAGAGGACGGGAAGCTCCTCCTCCGTGCTGTCCGCGTCCTCGGAGTCCAGTGAGAAGGGGCGCAGCGAGGAGGACGGCTCTCTCCGCTCCAAGGGGACGTGGAGGAAGACcaagagcggcggcggcgattCGTCAGCGGGACGGGGCGGGTCCAACAAAGCGGAGGACGTGTGGGTCCGCCTGGAGGACTGTCCCGTCAACAAcccccgctcctcctcttcctgttctgcccGCTCTCCCACCTCTGGCAACGCCCCTCCCATCATTGATAGCCCCACGCCCTCAAAaattctttcttcctcctcatcttcctcctctaaTCTTAATCTACGGCGGAGCTACGAAAGCCTCGATGacaagccgccgccgccggagcgtccgcagcagcagcagcgcaatCAGCAGCGCAGCGGCGCCGTAGCAGCCCGGGTCAGCCCCTTTAACTACACCCCGAGCCCCAGAAAGAGCAACGCCGATGCCTCCTCGACCAGCACCACGCCGACCACTACGCCTTCATCGTCATCGGCGACGCCCCCGCGGCCTTCGCTCATCCCCACCCCCGTCACCAAAAAGCGCGAGCCAAAGGGGGGCGAAGGCGGCgccggagggggcggggccagcggAGAGCGCGGCTCGTACATTGTGACTTCGGTGTGA